The following are from one region of the Geoalkalibacter subterraneus genome:
- a CDS encoding DUF1015 domain-containing protein yields the protein MAKIAPFRALRYNAEKIADLNNVMAPPYDVISPALQGELYQRDPHNVVRLILGKTDEKDTEADNRYTRAAQDFSQWRQEEVLTRDAEPSIYLYDQEYPLENGEVVVRQGFMALTRIEDFSSGMVKPHEKTLSGPKTDRLNLTRACGANFSPIFSIYSDPCCALESLSRKERERAPDVAVTDDDGVKHRLWQLSDPDQIAKIRSLIDNKPLFIADGHHRYETAINYRNEMREKHPDYSGKELFNYVLMYFSNMDDKGMLIFPTHRLVHGLQSFNLPELLDGLKTYFEVEAADFNPLDTTERRRVRERLQEKGKQAHALALFSGGGKVYYLTLRDESIMDEFFDEKSPKALRTLDVSILHRLIFEKLLGIDPEAQEKQTNLKYVKNFDEPFESVVSGEFQAAFLMNPPRMSEVRDVANAGEKMPQKSTYFYPKLLTGLVINPIEEDETITE from the coding sequence ATGGCTAAAATCGCTCCCTTTCGGGCGCTGCGGTACAACGCCGAAAAAATTGCTGATCTCAATAACGTCATGGCGCCCCCCTACGATGTGATTTCCCCGGCGCTTCAGGGCGAACTCTACCAGCGCGATCCCCACAACGTGGTTCGCCTGATCCTGGGCAAAACTGACGAAAAGGATACCGAGGCCGACAATCGCTACACCCGCGCGGCGCAGGATTTTTCTCAATGGCGGCAGGAAGAGGTTCTGACGCGGGATGCCGAGCCGTCCATCTATCTTTACGACCAGGAGTACCCGCTGGAGAACGGGGAGGTCGTGGTTCGCCAGGGATTTATGGCCCTGACCCGCATCGAGGACTTCTCCTCCGGCATGGTCAAGCCGCATGAAAAGACCCTCTCCGGGCCGAAAACGGACCGCCTCAATCTCACCCGCGCCTGCGGCGCCAATTTCAGCCCCATCTTCTCTATTTACAGTGATCCCTGCTGCGCGCTTGAATCCCTCAGCCGCAAGGAGCGCGAACGCGCACCCGACGTGGCGGTGACCGATGATGATGGCGTCAAGCACCGCCTGTGGCAGCTGTCCGACCCGGATCAGATCGCTAAAATCCGCAGCCTGATCGACAACAAGCCGCTGTTTATCGCCGACGGACATCACCGCTACGAGACCGCGATCAACTATCGCAATGAAATGCGCGAAAAGCACCCGGATTACAGCGGCAAAGAGCTTTTCAACTACGTGCTGATGTATTTCTCCAACATGGATGACAAGGGCATGCTCATCTTTCCCACCCATCGCCTGGTGCACGGTCTGCAATCGTTCAACCTTCCCGAACTGCTCGATGGACTTAAAACTTATTTCGAGGTCGAGGCGGCCGATTTCAACCCACTGGATACCACCGAGCGCCGCCGGGTTCGTGAGCGGTTGCAGGAAAAAGGCAAGCAGGCCCATGCGCTGGCGCTTTTTTCCGGCGGCGGCAAGGTCTATTACCTGACCCTGCGCGATGAGAGCATTATGGATGAATTTTTCGACGAGAAAAGCCCCAAGGCTCTCCGTACCCTGGATGTTTCGATTCTGCACCGGCTGATCTTTGAAAAGCTGCTGGGGATTGACCCGGAAGCGCAGGAAAAACAGACCAATCTCAAGTACGTCAAAAACTTCGATGAACCTTTTGAGTCCGTTGTGTCGGGGGAATTCCAGGCTGCTTTTCTGATGAATCCGCCGCGCATGTCCGAAGTTCGCGACGTGGCCAATGCCGGGGAAAAGATGCCGCAGAAATCGACCTATTTCTACCCCAAGCTGTTGACCGGCCTGGTAATCAATCCCATTGAAGAAGATGAAACGATTACCGAATAA
- the aroE gene encoding shikimate dehydrogenase — translation MNGTTEEICIRGTTRVFGIFGDPVAHSLSPVMQNAAFEKARIDAVYVPFHVRPHQLAAAVAGLRSLGIAGLNVTVPHKEKVLDLLDDVDANARLIGAVNTILHRDGRLFGYNTDGVGLLEALRTELDFDPAGSRVLLLGAGGACRAAAVALCYAGAKRIDWVNRTAQRAQKLADEFSAHFPGTAFATYPWDFQEPSTFPAAALAEVDLVINTTTLGLKGERIALPWHLLSPQVRIYDMVYASEKTPLCEQAGLHGCRAADGLSMLVGQGEHAFRIWTGVPAPAGVMKNRLLAVLHDKKHPS, via the coding sequence ATGAACGGGACAACCGAGGAGATCTGCATTCGCGGAACCACCCGCGTTTTCGGGATATTCGGGGACCCTGTCGCTCATTCGCTGTCTCCGGTCATGCAGAACGCCGCTTTTGAAAAGGCCCGGATCGACGCGGTCTATGTGCCTTTCCACGTGCGGCCACACCAGCTTGCAGCTGCGGTGGCCGGTTTGCGGTCCCTCGGCATCGCCGGTCTCAACGTGACCGTTCCGCATAAGGAGAAGGTCCTTGACCTGCTGGATGACGTGGATGCCAACGCGCGGCTGATCGGAGCGGTCAATACCATCCTCCATCGCGACGGTCGGCTTTTTGGCTATAACACGGATGGAGTCGGATTATTGGAGGCTCTGCGCACGGAACTCGATTTTGATCCTGCGGGCAGCCGCGTGTTGCTACTGGGGGCCGGTGGAGCCTGCCGTGCTGCAGCAGTGGCCCTTTGTTACGCCGGAGCAAAACGCATTGACTGGGTTAATCGCACCGCACAACGGGCACAGAAGCTGGCGGATGAATTCTCGGCGCATTTTCCAGGCACAGCATTTGCAACATATCCCTGGGATTTTCAGGAACCGTCGACATTCCCGGCGGCGGCCCTGGCCGAGGTCGATCTGGTGATCAACACCACGACTCTCGGCTTGAAGGGCGAGCGCATCGCGCTGCCCTGGCATCTGCTGTCCCCCCAGGTCCGCATTTACGATATGGTGTACGCTTCCGAAAAGACGCCCCTGTGCGAGCAGGCCGGTCTCCATGGCTGCCGGGCCGCTGACGGATTGAGCATGCTGGTGGGGCAGGGCGAGCACGCATTTCGGATCTGGACCGGCGTCCCCGCGCCTGCCGGCGTCATGAAAAACCGGCTTTTGGCGGTGCTGCATGACAAAAAGCATCCGTCTTGA
- a CDS encoding bifunctional riboflavin kinase/FAD synthetase: MKTITDLSRIKEPFPNAVVTLGNFDGVHLGHREIFHHVIDKAREADGTAIVFSFHPHPLKVLDPRRELKLLNTYDEKVRLVAASGVDVLICPTFTREFAAMRPEQFVHDILVERIGARRIVVGYDYRFGRGRQGDADFLEQLGCRLGFEVDVLSPISRDGVIYSSSRIREMIACGEVDQVVALLGRQYNLEGQVVHGDHRGRELGFPTANLVTEKEMLPAPGVYAVKARHGRRLYDAVVNIGRKPTFEGSAQTIEVHLLGFEGSLYGERLRIYFFQRLRPEKKFSGVDSLIEAIRQDVAHAREVLKNERVIGYREYLRRER, translated from the coding sequence ATGAAGACCATTACTGATTTGTCCCGCATTAAAGAGCCGTTCCCCAACGCTGTGGTGACTCTTGGCAATTTCGACGGCGTTCACCTTGGGCACCGGGAAATTTTCCATCATGTGATCGATAAGGCGCGCGAAGCCGACGGGACCGCGATTGTATTCAGTTTCCATCCGCATCCTCTCAAGGTTCTTGATCCCCGGCGGGAGTTGAAACTGCTCAACACCTACGACGAGAAAGTACGCCTGGTCGCCGCATCCGGGGTTGATGTGCTGATCTGCCCGACCTTCACCAGGGAATTCGCGGCCATGCGCCCGGAGCAGTTTGTTCATGACATCCTGGTTGAACGCATCGGTGCGCGCCGCATCGTGGTCGGCTACGATTACCGTTTCGGCCGTGGGCGACAGGGAGACGCGGATTTTCTTGAACAGCTCGGGTGTCGGCTCGGCTTCGAGGTGGATGTCCTCTCGCCCATCTCGCGCGACGGTGTCATCTACAGCTCCTCGCGAATCCGCGAAATGATCGCCTGCGGCGAGGTGGATCAGGTCGTTGCTCTTCTTGGCCGACAGTACAACCTGGAAGGGCAGGTGGTCCATGGCGACCACCGCGGAAGAGAGCTTGGCTTCCCGACCGCCAACCTGGTGACGGAGAAGGAGATGCTTCCCGCGCCGGGTGTCTACGCGGTGAAAGCGCGCCATGGCCGGCGTCTCTACGATGCGGTGGTCAATATCGGTCGTAAACCCACCTTTGAAGGTTCGGCTCAGACCATCGAAGTGCATCTGCTCGGTTTCGAAGGCAGCCTTTACGGGGAAAGGCTGCGGATCTATTTTTTCCAGAGATTGCGCCCGGAAAAGAAGTTCTCCGGTGTTGACTCCCTGATCGAGGCCATTCGCCAGGACGTCGCTCACGCTCGTGAAGTGTTGAAGAATGAACGGGTTATCGGCTACCGCGAATATCTGAGGCGCGAGCGATGA
- the rnr gene encoding ribonuclease R: MKVTAQEVIDFFSGRARLPLTPAEIARQLDVPKGERKKLMALLDDLVAQSALVQLKGRRYALPRKVSLVTGTISIHRDGYGFVTPEAEEDEERRKDIFIPARFAREAMHGDQVLVRVERGARTGKPEGRIVRVVNRAHHTVVGRFEQSRKMAYLIPSDPRLTQDVFIPRAARGKAKTGQIVVARIDSFPSKNRNPEGTVIEVLGEAGDPEVEVMTIIHQHGLPHRFPASVLAAAQEIPDQVSPEEFGGREDLRELITMTIDGETAKDFDDAVSVRDEGGGRVRLWVSIADVGHYVKPGSEIDHEAYERGTSVYFPGRCIPMLPEKLSNGICSLNPDVERLAMTAEMLFDGSGNRIESRFYPSVIRSDARLTYTEVRAVLEENGSEVLKRHPGIEGPLAIMKVLARRLMDRRRKRGSIDFDLPEAEIILDLQGRIEDIVRSERHFAHRLIEEFMLAANEAVAGYLSERELPLLYRVHETPDLEKLKNFQEFVRHFGFDLSLRDEKVSPRDLQKVLDAVEGRPEERMINQVLLRCMKQARYAPENVGHFGLAADDYCHFTSPIRRYPDLVVHRILRDALAPGGLSEKKRGKLERNLPRIGEQTSARERRAMEAERDIVDLKKCQFMVQHTGDSFEGIISGVQAFGFFVELKEFFVEGLVHVSSLHDDFYHFEEEIHRLLGENHRRVYQIGSEVRVRVEHVDLERRQIDFVLDADATKDADAADDDKPSS, from the coding sequence ATGAAAGTCACCGCACAGGAAGTCATTGATTTTTTCTCGGGTCGTGCTCGTCTGCCCCTTACGCCCGCAGAAATCGCCAGGCAGCTCGATGTGCCCAAGGGCGAGCGCAAGAAGCTTATGGCTCTTCTGGACGACCTTGTAGCCCAGAGCGCTTTGGTGCAGCTCAAAGGGCGGCGTTACGCCCTACCGCGCAAGGTCAGCCTGGTGACCGGCACGATCAGCATCCACCGTGACGGCTACGGTTTTGTGACGCCGGAGGCCGAGGAGGATGAAGAGCGGCGCAAGGATATCTTCATCCCCGCTCGTTTCGCCCGCGAGGCCATGCACGGCGACCAGGTTCTGGTCCGGGTGGAGCGCGGCGCCCGCACCGGCAAGCCTGAAGGGCGCATCGTGCGGGTTGTCAATCGCGCCCATCACACCGTGGTCGGGCGCTTTGAGCAGAGCCGCAAAATGGCGTACCTGATCCCCTCCGATCCGCGTCTGACCCAGGATGTCTTCATCCCCCGTGCCGCGCGGGGCAAGGCGAAGACCGGTCAGATCGTGGTGGCCCGCATCGATTCCTTCCCCAGCAAGAACCGTAACCCTGAAGGAACGGTGATCGAGGTGCTGGGCGAGGCCGGCGATCCGGAAGTCGAAGTGATGACCATCATCCATCAGCATGGCCTGCCGCATCGCTTTCCTGCATCGGTGCTGGCGGCGGCGCAGGAGATTCCGGACCAGGTCTCGCCGGAGGAGTTTGGCGGGCGCGAGGATCTGCGCGAGTTGATCACCATGACTATCGACGGTGAAACGGCCAAGGATTTCGATGACGCTGTTTCGGTGCGCGATGAGGGGGGAGGGCGGGTCCGCCTGTGGGTTTCCATCGCCGACGTGGGACATTACGTCAAACCGGGCAGCGAAATCGACCACGAAGCCTATGAACGCGGCACCAGCGTCTATTTCCCCGGCCGCTGCATCCCCATGCTGCCGGAAAAGCTCAGCAACGGCATCTGCTCCCTCAACCCGGATGTTGAACGTCTTGCGATGACGGCGGAGATGCTTTTCGACGGGTCCGGCAACCGCATTGAAAGCCGTTTCTATCCCTCCGTGATCCGCAGCGATGCCCGCCTGACCTACACCGAGGTGCGCGCCGTTCTGGAGGAGAACGGCTCTGAGGTCCTCAAGCGACATCCCGGCATCGAAGGGCCGCTTGCAATCATGAAGGTTCTTGCGCGGCGTCTGATGGACCGGCGCCGCAAACGCGGCAGCATCGACTTCGACCTGCCCGAAGCGGAGATCATTCTCGATCTGCAGGGGCGCATCGAGGATATCGTGCGCAGCGAGCGACATTTCGCCCATCGCTTGATCGAGGAGTTCATGCTGGCGGCCAACGAAGCCGTGGCGGGCTATCTCAGCGAGCGCGAACTGCCGCTTCTGTATCGCGTCCATGAAACGCCCGATCTTGAAAAATTGAAAAACTTTCAGGAGTTTGTGCGCCATTTCGGATTTGATCTCAGCCTGCGCGACGAGAAGGTTTCGCCGCGCGATCTGCAGAAAGTTCTCGACGCGGTGGAAGGGCGCCCTGAAGAGCGCATGATCAACCAGGTTCTGCTGCGCTGTATGAAGCAGGCCCGCTACGCACCTGAAAACGTCGGTCATTTCGGCCTGGCCGCCGACGATTACTGCCATTTCACCTCCCCGATCCGTCGCTATCCCGATCTTGTCGTGCATCGCATCCTGCGCGATGCCCTGGCGCCCGGCGGCCTCAGCGAGAAAAAGCGCGGCAAGCTCGAGCGCAACCTGCCGCGCATCGGCGAGCAGACGTCCGCCCGCGAGCGCAGAGCCATGGAAGCCGAACGCGACATCGTCGATCTGAAGAAATGCCAGTTCATGGTTCAGCATACCGGCGACAGTTTCGAGGGGATCATTTCAGGCGTGCAGGCGTTCGGGTTCTTCGTTGAGCTCAAGGAGTTCTTTGTGGAGGGGCTGGTTCATGTGTCTTCCCTGCACGATGATTTCTACCATTTTGAAGAAGAGATCCACCGCCTGTTGGGCGAAAACCACCGGCGCGTCTACCAGATCGGTTCCGAGGTGCGGGTGCGCGTCGAGCATGTGGACCTGGAGCGCCGTCAGATCGACTTTGTTCTGGATGCAGACGCGACTAAGGACGCGGACGCTGCGGACGATGATAAACCCTCCTCATAA
- a CDS encoding helix-turn-helix domain-containing protein, which yields MSTSLREFKQIVLEKLLDFLWRQWTAIGVSGYGSSEETKVVDPEALLLLTLTVARYDPRLFDQVMDWLELNGDFLNIQRLQNITQKFEFQCGPALSSVAEILGQKTAVALKWKKLATKYVCEEEEPLFFQQNGNPLPAPKECDEIFRRHGLLRPPYQRRKLSRPFPRNGMPPLLLRLRALFGVSHRCEILSVLGSTDEMHPSQIAKVTGFGPRSTQNILAEMVHSGAIQVRSDAREKFYALTPGILDQLLRPQGPTPWVKSIALFRALEILWIEISNPGLINQEPLVLASQWRVTAKKIKPLLGDAGFGQPLREGAYTGEKYHQIFADDIVQVIKKL from the coding sequence ATGAGCACCTCGTTGAGAGAATTTAAACAGATTGTACTGGAAAAGCTCCTCGACTTTCTGTGGCGTCAATGGACGGCGATCGGAGTTTCCGGATACGGCAGTTCGGAGGAAACAAAAGTTGTCGATCCGGAAGCACTCCTTCTGCTCACATTAACGGTTGCCCGCTACGACCCCCGTTTATTCGACCAGGTCATGGACTGGCTTGAACTCAACGGAGATTTCCTGAACATACAGCGACTCCAGAACATTACCCAAAAATTCGAATTCCAATGTGGACCAGCGCTCAGCTCCGTCGCCGAAATACTGGGGCAAAAAACTGCAGTCGCCCTTAAATGGAAGAAACTAGCAACAAAATACGTCTGCGAGGAGGAAGAACCTCTCTTTTTCCAGCAAAACGGAAACCCTCTGCCGGCTCCAAAAGAATGCGACGAAATCTTTCGCCGCCATGGGCTGTTACGCCCCCCATATCAGAGAAGAAAGCTCTCCAGACCTTTCCCACGCAACGGCATGCCGCCGTTACTGCTTCGCTTGCGAGCTTTGTTTGGTGTGAGCCACCGCTGTGAAATTCTCAGCGTACTCGGCTCGACAGACGAAATGCATCCGTCACAAATCGCAAAAGTGACGGGCTTCGGCCCGCGCTCAACGCAAAACATACTGGCGGAAATGGTTCATTCCGGCGCAATACAGGTGCGCAGCGATGCTCGCGAAAAATTCTATGCCTTGACGCCTGGAATCCTCGACCAGTTGCTGCGGCCTCAAGGGCCGACTCCATGGGTCAAGTCCATTGCATTGTTCCGGGCTCTTGAGATTCTTTGGATAGAGATATCCAACCCGGGCTTGATCAACCAAGAGCCTTTGGTTCTTGCCTCCCAATGGCGGGTGACCGCAAAAAAAATCAAACCACTGCTTGGGGATGCCGGTTTTGGTCAGCCATTGCGTGAAGGGGCTTACACGGGAGAAAAATACCACCAGATTTTTGCAGATGACATCGTTCAGGTTATAAAAAAACTGTAA
- a CDS encoding pilus assembly protein — protein sequence MVRRLFFVFTATFCLVTAAITWAGSDTYLGDTAIYTGDPAKVKPNILFIIDNSKATLNKAAGQEYFFDADSPYPDPDTGVQGSPWDIYEGDNQGNFTALLLSNDSVVESGGEVVNFNNLATFSNCPDVVAHDLVAYGTYTADGTAERPIIKANQNKCVTAPKGSVYALNNYIYYTKTPPDTPVVEVDGEHYKLLAEHTSTESNKPGFGDEWQDYWAVTDFEGAADAWAVAIEYSLGGDALNQREIMYNALEQVLKSTYHLANFGAMIYGANNKGGTIIQDVTDFGSDSTDSNNNKIPDVIEDFLAALPGPGENDGPAAITAGPQRPQSEALYDAGAYLGADWTPITETSSIPADLAIDCNTHVIFLTNGLSNSEGDPKLAANIGDADNNIEITYRGTVYPDVDDEGVYGLGVHYLDDVAFKLWNEYEVATHMILAFQKQDGLIVRAAVNGKGEFHNVFNANELVAALQGLIFRMVLEENTSFVAPVVPASTTNRTLSSDRVYLGLFKPQQGKPWLGNLKKYKVNDQNELEDINSDSATEEDGDFITATNSFWGVNNAGDIMALSNSDNGGLATRPASSGDGGLIDAGGAAGTMLARKLAGEDRKVVTYLGPSTSLNHTDNKIDTANLTAENTGIADSEERDDLIAYLLGDLDLFDHDDDGIIDEPRPWLMGDILHSRPVVFHYQDFDADKEQICYQSDPSGNRSYIFVGSNEGMIHAIRDCDGSEAWAFIPPNLLPKLKHLQDPAHQYMVDSSPTLYVHDHNENGKIEEGDLVLMVIGQGRGGGSNRLLEDDSRGAYTVLDVTDPEAPVFLWDIDNTLGAFSEIGETWSQPRLTKVKVNDGGTEKTKVVAFVGAGYDNNEDLRWGATQTFPASTDDTTDLNGISAGSANVTSSNGAAPHNPKGRGLYAFEVATLNKNINGQYVPSVPSEPTLIWAYTPTENSDLTFSFPTDLAVLDVNADGYADTIYAGDTGGRMWRFKLAGNNPATDWTGNIIFNANTGALDVGRKIFYRPSVTFDRVKIQEGDQVVNRIRPILYFGTGDRSHPLNTAVTDRLYKVVDKGQATADAINHTDLMDVTGNELQLADTTPDQAQAILDGMNDANNYGWYIDLEDDGEKALAGTVVFNNIALYTTYTPNNLIAPDPCNPNHLGTARVYGVNAKTGEAILNWDPDNDGENTDGNERAENTDGYVLRKADRVKTIGQGIPSGIVTLIDASGQATLMISSSNRVNTIEGMGARLINPVYWMQW from the coding sequence ATGGTCAGACGTTTATTCTTCGTGTTTACCGCAACTTTTTGTCTGGTGACAGCAGCAATCACATGGGCCGGAAGCGACACCTACCTTGGCGACACAGCCATCTATACTGGCGATCCGGCCAAGGTCAAGCCCAACATCCTGTTCATCATTGATAACAGCAAAGCGACACTGAATAAGGCTGCAGGGCAGGAATATTTCTTTGACGCCGATTCCCCCTATCCAGATCCCGACACCGGGGTGCAGGGCTCCCCATGGGATATCTATGAGGGAGACAACCAGGGTAATTTCACCGCTTTGCTTCTGAGCAATGACAGTGTCGTTGAAAGTGGCGGAGAAGTTGTTAACTTCAACAATCTTGCCACCTTCAGCAACTGCCCCGACGTTGTTGCCCACGACTTGGTCGCCTACGGGACCTATACCGCCGACGGCACGGCAGAGCGACCGATCATAAAAGCCAACCAGAATAAGTGCGTGACGGCGCCCAAGGGGAGTGTCTATGCCCTCAATAACTATATCTACTACACCAAAACTCCTCCAGATACGCCCGTAGTGGAGGTGGATGGGGAGCATTACAAGCTTTTGGCCGAGCACACATCGACTGAGAGCAACAAGCCCGGCTTTGGCGATGAGTGGCAGGACTATTGGGCTGTGACCGATTTCGAAGGAGCCGCCGACGCCTGGGCCGTTGCCATTGAATATTCTCTCGGGGGCGATGCCCTGAACCAACGCGAAATCATGTACAACGCACTGGAGCAGGTGTTGAAATCGACTTATCATCTGGCCAATTTCGGAGCCATGATTTACGGCGCCAACAACAAGGGCGGAACGATTATTCAGGACGTCACCGATTTCGGATCGGATTCGACCGATAGCAACAACAACAAAATTCCGGATGTGATCGAGGATTTTCTGGCTGCGCTTCCCGGTCCGGGGGAGAATGACGGCCCGGCAGCAATTACCGCCGGACCTCAACGACCTCAGTCCGAAGCGTTGTATGACGCTGGCGCCTACCTGGGTGCCGACTGGACTCCAATTACGGAAACCAGCTCAATCCCGGCAGATCTGGCAATCGATTGCAATACCCATGTGATCTTTCTGACCAACGGTTTATCCAATTCGGAGGGCGATCCCAAATTAGCTGCCAATATTGGCGATGCCGACAACAACATTGAGATTACTTATCGAGGAACGGTTTATCCGGATGTGGATGACGAAGGCGTCTATGGTCTCGGGGTGCATTACCTTGACGACGTGGCCTTTAAACTCTGGAATGAGTATGAAGTCGCTACCCACATGATTCTGGCGTTTCAGAAACAAGATGGATTGATCGTGCGTGCCGCAGTCAACGGCAAAGGCGAATTTCACAATGTCTTCAACGCCAATGAATTGGTGGCGGCGCTGCAGGGTTTGATTTTCCGAATGGTGCTTGAAGAAAATACCTCGTTCGTGGCGCCGGTAGTGCCTGCCAGCACCACCAACCGTACCCTGAGCAGCGACCGGGTGTATCTTGGCCTGTTCAAGCCTCAGCAGGGAAAACCTTGGCTTGGAAATCTCAAGAAATACAAAGTCAATGATCAAAACGAGCTTGAGGATATTAATAGCGATTCCGCAACCGAAGAAGATGGTGATTTTATCACGGCCACCAATTCTTTTTGGGGCGTCAACAATGCTGGAGATATTATGGCGCTGTCCAACAGTGATAATGGCGGTCTGGCAACCCGTCCGGCCAGTTCCGGTGATGGCGGTCTGATCGATGCCGGCGGTGCCGCAGGCACCATGCTTGCCCGTAAACTGGCGGGCGAAGATCGTAAGGTAGTGACCTATCTCGGCCCCAGCACCAGCCTGAATCACACTGACAATAAGATCGACACGGCCAACCTCACCGCAGAAAATACCGGGATTGCCGATTCCGAAGAACGTGACGACCTGATTGCCTATCTATTGGGCGACCTCGATCTTTTCGACCACGATGATGACGGCATCATTGACGAACCCCGCCCTTGGTTGATGGGAGATATTCTGCATTCTCGACCGGTCGTGTTTCATTATCAGGATTTTGACGCAGATAAAGAGCAGATCTGCTATCAGAGCGATCCCTCCGGCAATCGCAGCTATATTTTCGTAGGCAGCAATGAGGGGATGATTCACGCCATCCGCGACTGTGATGGCTCTGAAGCCTGGGCGTTCATCCCGCCCAATCTCTTGCCGAAATTAAAGCATTTGCAGGACCCCGCCCATCAATACATGGTCGATTCTTCGCCGACCCTTTATGTGCACGATCATAATGAGAATGGCAAAATCGAAGAAGGCGATTTGGTTCTTATGGTGATAGGTCAGGGGCGCGGGGGTGGCTCGAATCGTCTTCTGGAAGACGATTCTCGCGGAGCCTACACCGTTCTGGATGTGACCGACCCTGAGGCCCCGGTCTTTCTTTGGGATATCGACAATACTCTTGGTGCATTCTCTGAAATAGGCGAAACTTGGAGCCAGCCTCGGCTGACCAAAGTCAAGGTAAATGATGGCGGTACGGAAAAAACCAAAGTTGTCGCATTTGTTGGAGCCGGATATGACAATAATGAGGATCTGCGTTGGGGAGCAACGCAGACTTTCCCTGCCTCTACAGATGACACAACCGATCTTAACGGAATAAGCGCCGGAAGCGCCAATGTGACCTCCAGTAATGGTGCCGCCCCCCACAACCCGAAAGGACGGGGACTTTATGCTTTTGAAGTGGCGACGCTGAACAAGAACATCAATGGGCAATACGTTCCCAGCGTTCCAAGCGAACCGACCCTTATCTGGGCTTATACACCAACTGAGAATTCTGATCTGACCTTCTCGTTTCCGACGGACCTGGCTGTGCTGGACGTTAACGCCGATGGTTATGCAGATACCATCTATGCAGGAGATACAGGTGGGCGCATGTGGCGATTCAAGCTTGCGGGCAATAATCCAGCAACCGATTGGACCGGCAATATCATTTTCAATGCCAATACTGGTGCTTTGGATGTCGGGCGCAAGATTTTTTATCGCCCTTCGGTGACCTTCGATCGCGTTAAAATCCAGGAGGGCGATCAGGTGGTAAATCGTATTCGGCCGATCCTGTATTTTGGAACGGGGGATCGCTCACATCCCCTCAATACTGCGGTAACCGATCGGCTCTACAAAGTCGTAGACAAAGGGCAGGCGACAGCTGATGCCATCAACCATACGGATTTGATGGATGTTACAGGGAACGAACTCCAACTGGCCGACACGACTCCGGACCAGGCGCAGGCCATCCTTGATGGAATGAACGATGCGAACAATTATGGATGGTATATTGACCTGGAAGATGACGGAGAAAAAGCACTGGCGGGAACGGTGGTGTTCAACAATATCGCTTTATATACCACCTATACTCCCAACAATCTGATCGCGCCGGATCCATGCAACCCCAACCATCTCGGTACTGCCCGGGTTTACGGCGTCAATGCCAAAACCGGTGAAGCGATTCTCAACTGGGATCCCGACAATGACGGTGAAAATACCGATGGGAATGAACGCGCTGAAAACACGGATGGATATGTTCTGCGCAAAGCCGACCGTGTCAAAACCATCGGGCAGGGGATTCCTTCAGGGATTGTCACCCTGATCGATGCCAGCGGTCAGGCGACCCTTATGATCAGTTCGAGCAACCGTGTCAACACCATCGAAGGGATGGGTGCTCGGCTTATCAACCCGGTTTACTGGATGCAATGGTAA